The genomic stretch ATTTATTTTGTTTCGGTTAGTAAAAGTAGATTCACAGTTGTGACAAAAATATCGTTGACGATTATCTCTTCTACCAAATTTTTTTGTATTTTTGCTACCGCATTTTGGACAATGTTTTTTTTAATTTTGTCATAATAGTTAAAGTGTTTTAATAATAAACTTAATATTTATTCTAATCTTAAAGCAAATTTAACTATTATAGCAACCATTTTTGACCATTAAACCGGAAAACTAAAATTTAATTTACCAAGCGTAATGAGCTACCCACTATAAACGACGGAGAGCCGAATTAAATAGGTGTTAAAAAAGAGCTTAGCCTAGAAAACTTCCTAATGTTTATTATTTTATTATAAATAAAGAAATAAAATCATATAAAGATTTAATAGTTTGGCAAAAATCTATTAAACGAGTAATTGAAATTTATCAAATTACTAAATATTTTCTTAAATCCTAATCCTAACATCTAATCCTTATCCTATGCATTTAAACAACCTAAAACCTAAAACCTTTAAACTAATAACTACTCCTATTTTTATAATTTTAGGAATAACGCTCTTGATTGCAGGGCTTTATTTTAGTGTTCAAATAGAAAAAACAGAAAAAATTAATTTTGAAAAACAATTAATAATACATGGGTTAGATTTAGAGATTTTAGATAGCTCTCAAGCAATAACAGAATATTTTAAATTTTTTCCTTTATTAATTATTGCTTTAGGGTTTGTATTTTTGCAGATTTCTTATATTGGAGAAAGAAGAGAAAAAGAATATGAAAAAACATTAAGCAAAACATTGAGAGATAGCGAAGAAAAATTAAAAGCTTCTTTAAATGTTTTAGAGCGATTTAATGAAATAATGGTTAATCGGGAATTAGAAATGATTAAATTAAAAAAAGAAATTAAAAGAATAAAAAAGGGAATTTTGTAATAATAAATAGTATTATATGTATTGACAAATACAAAATGTCCGATAAAATGTATTTAGTAAAATTAATTTATTTAAATTATTAAAATTTATGAGTATTTTAAGAAACATAACCAATCAAGCAAAAAAATATCTTGATAACGATCAGATAATGTTATTTATTGGTCCCAGACAAGCCGGAAAAACTACAATATTAAAACAATTACAAGATTTTTTAAAACAAACTGGGCAAGAAACTTTTTTTCTAAATCTTGAAGATCCGGATTATCTAGATTTATTAAATCGATCTCCAAAAAATCTTTTTAAGATTATTTCACTTAATTTAACTAAAAAGAGTTTTGTTTTTATTGATGAAATTCAATATCTTAAAAATCCGTCAAATTTTTTGAAATATTTTTATGATGAATATAATGGTAAAATAAAAATTTTAGCTTCGGGGTCATCAGCTTTTTATTTAGATACAAAATTTAAAGATTCATTAGCTGGTCGTAAAAAAATTTATAATGTTTTAACTCTGTCATTTAAAGAATTTTTGCGATTTAAAAATGAGGAAGATTTATCAAAAAAAGATTTTTTTAATTTAACTCTTTCGGAAAAAGAAAAAATTATTTTATATTTTCAAGAATATATTACATATGGAGGATATCCGCGGGTAGTACTCAGTTCAATAGAAGATAAAATAGATATTTTGCGTGATATTGCATATTCTTATATTAAAAAAGATATTTTTGAGGCTAATATTAAACAAGAAGAAGTTTTTTATAAACTTTTTAAGATTTTATCTTCACAAATTGGTTCTTTGGTAAATGCTTCTGAACTTTCCGTAACTCTTGGAGTTTCTAAAACAACCATTGATCATTATTTTTATGTTATGCAAAAGTCTTTTCATTTAAAATTAATTAGTCCATTTTTTAAAAATGTCAGAAAAGAATTAACCAAAATGCCTAAAGTATATTTTTTAGATTTAGGATTAAGAAATTTTTTTTCAAATAATTTTAAAACATTTTATGAGCGAGAAGACAAAGGAGTTTTTTTGGAAAATATTACTTTTCGGCAATTATTAGAAAATTATGATATTGATGAAATTAAATTTTGGCGAACAATTCAAAAACAAGAAATTGATTTTGTGATAAAAGATAATCTAGCATTAGAAATTAAAGTTCAGCCCAAGCTTTTTAAAAAAAACAAATACAAAATATTTCTTGATAATTATCCAGAAATTAAGGTTATTATTGTTGTTTTTGATTCTTTAGATAAAATAATAGAACATTTTCGTATTATTAATGTATGGCAAATTGAGCAAGGAATTTAATAAAATTAATTAATAATAAATTATGATGCCATTAAACCAACAAATTGATTCAAACACATTTGAAGAATTAAAAAAGGATAAAGAAATACTTGAAAAACAACGTTTAGCGATTTTAAATATTTTAGAAGATACGCAAGAAGGACAAAAAGAATTAAAAGAGCGTTATCGTGATTTGAATATTATTAAAACTTTAATATATGAATTAAGTTCAAGTTTAGATATTGCTAAAATTATAGAAAAAGTTATTCGCGCAATGCGACAAATTTTACCAGAGGAAACAAATTATTTTTATTGTATTACTCCTATAGATTCTGCTTCTTCTCAATTTTGCGCTTGTTTTATATATGCTCAAATAGAAATTGGCGATGCTTATTTTAATCCTATTAAAAAATCTATTAAATCTTGTTTAGAACAATTATCTGGTTCAATTTTGCAAAGAGAAGCAATAATTAACCAAATGCGCGAGACAATTAAATTTGAGGTTTTGGGAGGATATTATTCTAAACAAGCCTTTTTAAAACCGTTTTCTTTAGAAAGTGTTCCAATTATTATTGGGAATGAGTTATTGGGAATAATTAACATTTCTTCAATTAAACCTAATTATTTTACTCAAGTGCATCGCGATATTTTTACTACCATTGTTGGAGTAATGGCTGAAACTCTTTCGCGTCTAAAAATACTTTCAAAAACAGAGCATTCGCGAACAAAAATGTTAGTAGAAAGTTTGAGCGACGGAGTAATTATGTTTGATATAAATAAAAAAGTTTTATTAACGAATTCAGCTGTTCAAAAAATGACAGGACTTCCACGGGATGGATTTTATTTATCTGAATTTCAAAAACTTTTTCCTGAACAAGAAATAGAAAAAAAAATTTCTAAAACACTTCAAACAGGCGAAAAGATATATTCAGAAGAAATTAAAATTGTTAATTTTATTTATGAATTATTTGTTTTACCAATTTATGATCCAGAGAAAAAAATTATTGGCGGGGCAATTATTTTGCATGACATTACCCGCATTAAAGAAATAGATAAAATGAAAACAGAATTTATTTCAATTGCTTCGCATCAATTGCGCACCCCGTTGTCTGCTGTTAATTGGTATACAGAAATGCTTTTAACTGGCGATGCCGGAGAATTAAATGAACAACAAAAGGAATTTTTAAATCAAATATATAAAGGGAATCAACGAATGGTCGCATTAGTAAATGCATTATTAAATGTTTCTCGTTTAGAAATGGGTACTTTTGTAATTAATCCAGAGCCAACAAATATTATTGATCTTGCTCGTAGTGTGATCAATGAATTAAGACCGCAGATTATTCAGAAAAAACTTGAATTTATTGAACAATATAATGAAAAAATTCCAAAAATTAACATTGATCCAAAATTAATACGCATTGTTTTTCAAAATCTTTTATCTAATGCAGTGAAATATACACCAGAAAATGGCACAATAACACTTAAAATCTTATTGTCAAATGATAATAATCAAGTGTTAATTAGCGTTTCTGATACTGGTTATGGTATTCCCAAAAATCAGCAATACAAAATGTTTACAAAATTTTTTCGCGCTGATAATGTGCAAGAAAAAGATACAGATGGGACAGGATTGGGATTGTATATTACGAAATCAATTATTGAGCATTCTGATGGTAAGATTTGGTTTGAATCAGAAGAAAATAAAGGCACGACATTTTATGTTTCTTTGCCTTTAATTGGGATGAAAAAGAAAGAAGGCACAAAAAGAATTGAATAAAATATACATGAATTAACCCTAGGTTGAGATGTTCTAACCAAAAGATTTGGGTAGGTTGGAGCCTCTGCTCCAACCAAAAGAAAAAAAAGAAAAGAAAAGAAAAGAAAAAAAGATGAGAGCAGAGGCTCTCATCTACCCCATAAATTTATAAATAATTTTATGAAATTAATTTTTTTTGCAATAAAATTTATTAGATATTTTTTAATTTTATTTTTTGTAATTTTAATTGCTTGTCTTTTTTGGCAAAATTATGTTCCTTCGGGTTATTTTGAAGCAACTCAAGATTTTAAAACATCGCAAAAATTTATTTCAGATTTTTATCCCAAAGAAAAAATTTATGGCAACGGAATTGTTGAAATGCCAATTTATTTTAAAGTAAGAGCTCCTCAATATTTTAAAAAAGCGCATTTAACTATTATTTATCAAAATCCATCAAATATTCCTTTAGATCTAGGAATAAGAAAAAATTTGACAGAACTAGAAACATGGGGTTTACAAAAAGAAGATTATAAAAATAAATCTTTGTCTAAAAAAAGCATTTTAAATGAAGATTGGCAGGAAGCCAATTTAACATTTTCTTTAGAAAACATTTCTTTGATTGATTATAATTATGAATTTATTATTTCTGCTTCTGATAAAACTGCGTTAATACAAAAAATAAAATTTAAAAAAATCAAAATTATTTTAGAAAAAGATCCTTTGACTTGGCAAGAATTTTTTAAAAAACAAACACAAAATCTAAACCTAAAACCTAAAATCTAAAACCTATTTATTGTTTATGGAAACTTGGACTAAAAAAATAATTTATTTGGCAGTAAATGAATTGTTTAAAGAATTAAGCTTAATTTTTTTAATGGGATTTTTTATTTTAATTTTTTTAGAAGATTTAAAACAAGGTTTTGTAACGCTTTATTTAAATCCTAATTGGTTTTTATATTTTGGGTTGTTTTGTTTAATAGCAATGCTTTTAATTAGCGCAAAATTAAGAAAGAAAAATTTTTAATAAATAAAATAATATTTTAATTTAATTTTAACTTTAATTTTATGGCTTGTGTATTTTGTAAAATTATAAAAAAAGAAATTCCATATTATGGAATTTATGAAGATGAAAGTGTTTTGGCGTTTTTAGATATTGCCCCGGTAAATTATGGGCATACGATAGTGGTACCTAAAAAACATTATGCGAATTTTGAAGAAATTTCAGATGAAGAATTGTGTAAAGTTATTAAGGTTGTAAAAAAAATTGGCAAAGCAATAATAAAAGGATTAAAAATAAGAGGATATAATATTTTTGTTAATAATAATCCTGTCGCTGGACAAGTTATTTCTCATATGCATTTTCATGTAGTTCCTAGAACAGAGGAAGATGGATTACAACTTTGGGCACAGGGAAAATATGAAGAAGGCGAAGCAGAAAAAGTAATGAAAAAAATACAATTAGGATTAATTTAATTTTAACTTAAATATATGGCAAAGATTAATCAAAATTATAGAAAATTAGCTGGAGGATATTTATTTCCAGAAATAGGAAAAAGAGTAAATGAATTTATTAAAAATAATCCTGAGGTTGAAATAATGAGATTGGGTATTGGAAATACAACTGAACCAATAACGCCAGCTATTTTAAAAGGACTTCATCTTGGTGTTGAAAAATTAGGCAATGTTGAAACTTATACTGGATATGGCGATGAGCAAGGAGCAAGGAGATAAAAGATTAAGAAATGCACTGGCAGAATTTTATAAAAAAAGAAAAGTAGATATAGATGCTTTGGAAATTTTTATTAGTGATGGAGCAAAATCAGATTCAGCTAATATTCAATCTATTTTTGGTTTAGATAATATAATTGCGATTCAAGATCCTTCTTATCCAGTTTATGTTGATACAAATGTTATTGCTGGCAGAGCAGGCGATTTTAATTTTGAAAAAAAGCAATATCAAAAAATTGTTTATATGCCTTGTTCTGAAAAAAATAATTTTTTTCCAGAAATTCCAAATAAAAAAGTTGATATTATTTATTTATGTTTTCCAAATAATCCTACTGGTGCTTGCGCGACAAAAGAACAATTAAAAAAATTTGTAGATTATGCAATAAAAAATAAATCAATAATTATTTTTGATTCTGCTTATTCTGCTTTTATTTCAAATTCTGAATTGTCAAAAAGTATTTATGAAATTAATGGAGCAAAACAATGCGCAATTGAAATAAATAGTTTTTCAAAAATTGCAGGATTTACAGGAGTAAGATTAGGTTGGACAATTGTACCAAAAGAATTAATTTGCGAAGATAGTAATTTAGAAGAATTAAATAATTTATGGAATAGAAGACAAACAACTTTTTTTAATGGAGCTTCAAATATTGTTCAAGAAGGTGGATTAGTTGCATTAAGTGATGAAGGTCAAAAAGAATGTCAAATGTTAGCTGATTATTATATGGATAATGCGAAAATTATTAAGCAAGGATTAGAATCAATGAAATTAAAAGTTTATGGAGGAGAAAACGCGCCATATGTTTGGGTAGAAACTCCTAATAAAATGGATTCTTGGGATTTTTTTGATAAAATGTTAAGTGAAGCGAATGTTGTGATAACACCTGGAGTTGGTTTTGGTCCCAGTGGGCAAGGATATTTTCGTCTCAGCGCTTTTGGTCATAAAGAAAATATTATAAAAGCAGTGAAAAGTATTAAAAATAATTTATTAATTTATGAGAAAAAATAATCAAATTCAAAATAAGGGAGAAATAATAATTTATCAAACTTCTAAAAAAGAGGTTGATATTAAGGTACGGCTAGAAAAAGAAACTGTTTGGTTAACTCTTAATCAAATTGCTTTTCTTTTTGAAACTGATAAATCTGGCATATCGCGTCAT from Candidatus Kuenenbacteria bacterium HGW-Kuenenbacteria-1 encodes the following:
- a CDS encoding HIT family protein, with protein sequence MACVFCKIIKKEIPYYGIYEDESVLAFLDIAPVNYGHTIVVPKKHYANFEEISDEELCKVIKVVKKIGKAIIKGLKIRGYNIFVNNNPVAGQVISHMHFHVVPRTEEDGLQLWAQGKYEEGEAEKVMKKIQLGLI